The Vigna radiata var. radiata cultivar VC1973A unplaced genomic scaffold, Vradiata_ver6 scaffold_390, whole genome shotgun sequence genome includes a window with the following:
- the LOC106780553 gene encoding uncharacterized protein At4g08330, chloroplastic: MDDSVFKRDVHFNRTYSYQSCSSQRDVRYSCGTCGYELNLSSSNRNTSSIGSKYGKSIKRGIISFFNIDLSRFTQVDEIQCVPHFDKHSWGLFRRRTKLLCRKCGNHIGNAYNGYTTSFPLVSDEAESSPSSKVVSHTKYDIRIRALQPSSSEGTGTPVFA; encoded by the exons ATGGATGATTCCGTATTCAAGCGAGACGTTCACTTTAACCGAACTTACTCCTACCAATCTTGCTCCTCTCAAAGAGATGTCCGTTATAG CTGTGGTACTTGTGGTTATGAATTGAATCTATCCTCCTCTAACCGAAACACCTCATCCATCGGATCAAAATATGGGAAGTCCATAAAGCGAGGTATTATATCATTCTTCAATATTGATCTTAGCAGATTTACCCAGGTTGATGAAATTCAGTGTGTGCCGCATTTTGATAAGCACTCATGGGGTTTGTTTCGCCGAAGAACCAAGCTTCTTTGTCGCAAGTGTGGCAACCATATTGGAAACGCATACAATGGCTACACTACATCCTTTCCTCTTGTGTCAGACGAAGCAGAATCATCTCCTAGCTCCAAAGTGGTCAGTCATACAAAATATGACATTCGCATTCGAGCCTTGCAGCCCTCATCTTCTGAAGGAACTGGAACCCCTGTGTTTGCTTGA